In Kineosporia sp. NBRC 101731, the DNA window CGGCCAGGCGGCCGTGACGGACGAGGGCGAATTCCCAGCCGCCGCTGTCCCTCCGGCGGGCGCCGACGAGGTGGGGGACGGCCGCGATCGGCGCCAGACGCTGGGCGCGGGCCGCGCCCTTCAGGTAGGAGAGCAGCCGGTCGCGGTGCTCCGCGGCCTCCTCGTAGCGCTGCAGCTCGGAGAGTGACGTAGCGCGGCGCAGAGAGGCCTCCACCACCGGCGCGGCGTCGGAGAGCATGGCCTCGCGCACCTGAGTGACGATCTCGGAGTAGCCGATGATGTCGATGCCGCCGACGCAGGGAGCTCCGCAACGGCCCATTTCGGCCAGGATGCAGGCGCTCGCGTTCTTCGACGGGCGTTTGGGCAACCGGGGCGTGCAGCGACGCAGGGGATAGGCCTCGTACAGGGCCGCCACAGCCTGCTCAGCCTGCTCCTGCGACGAGAACGGCCCGGTGTAGGTGCCACCGTCGGCCTGGACGTCACGCACCACCGAGAGCCTCGGGTAGGCCTCGGCCGTGAGCTTCAGCCAGGGCTTGCGTTCGGGCTTCTTGGACCGGCGGTTGTAGGGCGGTGCGTGCTCGGCGATCAGCCGGATCTCCCGCACCCGGGCCTCGAGTGTGGTGGCGCACGGCACGGGGGTGACCCGGGCAGCCCGGGCCACCATCTCGCGCATGCGGCTGCGGTGCTCGGACGCGGTGAAGTAATTTCGCACCCGGGTGCGGATGTTCACCGAGGTGCCGATGTAAAGCACCTGGTCCTTCTCGTCGCGGAACATGTACACGCCCGGGCCGGACGGTAGACCGTCAGCGAGATGCCGCTTACGGCGCGTGCTCTCGGGCACCTTCGCGGAGAAGCCGCGCAGTTCGCCGAGCGTGGTGACACCGAGCGTGCCGATCCGGCCGAGCAGGGCGTGCAGCACGTGCACCGTGGCCCGGGCATCCTGCAGGGCGCGGTGATCGGGCTCGATGGGGGAGCCGAAGAGCGCGGCCAGAGTGTGCAGTTTGCGGTTGGGCGCCTCGTCGCGGCTGACGATGTGCCGGGCCAGCTTCACCGTGTCGATCACCGTGGGCGCTGGCCATTCGTGCCCCAGACGGTCGCACGCAGCCTTCACGAAACCCACGTCGTACGGTGCGTTGTGGGCCACCAGGACGCTGCCGGCGCAGAACTCCAGGAACGAGGGCAGCACGGCGCCCAGCGAGGGCGCGCCTGCGACCATCGAGTCGGTGATGCCGGTCAGGAGCGAGATGAAGGCGGGGATGGGGCTCTCGGGCCGGACCAGGGTCTGGAACTCGCCCAGCACCTCGCCGCCGCGGATCTTCACCGCGCCGATCTCGGTGATGCCACCGTCGGCCGGGGCGCCGCCGGTCGTCTCCAGGTCGAACACCACGAAGGTGACCTCGGACAGGATCTGGGGATCGGCCTCGCTCGCGCCGGACACCACGAGTTCTTCCGGCCAGAGCGCCTCCTGGGTGGGGGCCTCGGGTGTGGTGCTCATGAAGAGGACGGTATGCCCGACCACCGACAGTCTTGCGGCGGGCATCCCCTTCCAGGGCTTCCAGGGCTTCTAGGGCTTCTAGGGCTTCTAGGGCTTCTAGGGCTTCTAGGGCTTCCAGGGTCGCCAGGGGCCCCCGGGCGTTCTCCGGCCGGTTGCCGGGCCAAGACTGTCGGTGGTCGCCCTTAGCGTTCCTGTCATCGGCACCCAGCCGGTCGGGCCACCGCAGTTGCACGGGCCCGTGAGCATTTTCGGAGGGGCTCCATGCTGATCGACTGTGACGCCTGCGCCGTCCGTGGCCCGGCCTGCCGTGACTGTGTCGTCTCCGTCCTGCTGGGGGCGCCCGCGGCGCCGGTCCGGCACGTGAGTCACCTGTCTGTCCGCGGTGGTCCCGCACCCGCCACCGGTATCGATCTGGACGGCCAGGAGCAGGCGGCGATCGCTGCCCTGGCCGGCTCGGGGCTGGTGCCACCGCTGCGCCTGGTGGCCCGCCCCGTCGATCCCGATGAGGCGGGTGTTCTGAGCTGGGACCACGACCCCGGCGATTCCGGCTACCCCGAACGCCACCGCGGTCACTATGGGTCAGGTAATGATCACCGAGCGGCGGGCTGAGTCATACCGGGTGTCACTGGACCTAAAACGGACGAAAGGGTTCAAGGCTAGATTTACGGAACGTTAAGAATTCCTGTGAGATGTTAAGGATGATGCCGCTGGGTGTCGCTCTACCAGCAGAGATGACGCTCTGCGCTCTTATCGAGGCTATGTGCTGGCTTTGGTAGGCGTGTCCGCGCCCGCTATGTTTCCTCCGTTCACAGACCGTTGTCGAGGTCATGAGAGTTTTGTGCTCTGCACCTGCGGCACGGCTCAGTCCCCGCCGCGACGAGACAACGTCGCGCGGGCGCCAGAACGGAGATCTCGCGCCTTGCGATCGGACGGTCCGAAACTTGGGCAGCCTGCGGAAATGCGGTCTGCGGCCCACAACTCCGAGACGCGTGACAACGTGCGCGACTCCGGGACCGACACTCTCACCGAGATCGGACCCGAGCGCAGCAACCGTTCCGCGAACAGCCTCGGATCCACGGGCGGTACGGCCCCCCGCGGTATCTCCTTCTTCCGCCGCCGTAACCCCGCAAATCTGCTGCGCCTGACGGGCTGGCGTCGTTTCGCCGGTCTGCTGGTTCCCCTGGCGCTGGCCGGCTCAGCCGTTCTGGCCTCGCCGACCGCTTCGGCGGCGCCGAACCCGAGCGTCAGCAGCGTCAAGAAGAAGGTCGAGAAGCTCCGTTCGGAGGCAGACACCGCCGCCGAGGACTACGTCGAGACCCGCGAGAAGCTGAAGTCGACCAAGATCAAGCTGAAGGCCGCGAAGAAGAACGTCGGCAAGCAGGAAGATCGGGTCACGGCACTCAAGAAGCAGGTCGGGTTGCTGGCCGCCGAGAGCTACAAGCGCGGTGAGCTCTCCACGCTCAGCCTGCTGCTCTCCGACGACCCCGAGGCGCTGCTCGCCCAGTCCGGCTACCTGCCCTCGCTGGCCGAGCGTCAGAGCGGCGCCCTGAACAACCTCGCCGACGCGCAGACGGCGCTCCTGGACACGCAGAAGTCCATGGAGAAGCAGGTCAAGACCATCCAGGCCTCCCAGGTCAAGATGAAGAAGTCCAAGGAGACCGCGGAGAAGAAGCTCGCCGCGGCCGAGGCCGAGCTCAGCACCCTCGAGGCGGCCGAGCGCGCGGCGGCCGACGTCGACCCCAGCGGTGGCGCATCCTCCGGTTCCGGCTCCGTGCCCACCGGTGGTGGCGGCGGTGACTGCGCCAGCGGTATCGCTGCGGCACCGTCCTCCGCGGCGAAGGCGGCCATCCAGTTCGCCTGCAACCAGCGCGGCCTGCCCTACGTCTGGGCGGCCGACGGACCGAGCTCGTACGACTGCTCGGGCCTGACCATGAAGGCTTACGCGGCCGGTGGCGTCTCGCTGCCGCACAGCTCCCGCATGCAGGCCGGATACGGCACCTCGATCAGCAACTCCGCGCTGCAGGCCGGTGACCTGGTGTTCTTCGGCTCGCCGATCAACCACGTGGGCATCTACCTGGGCAACGGCATGATGGTGCACGCACCGCAGACCGGTGACGTGGTCAAGGTGGCCACCGTCTGGACCACCCCGACCGCCGCGGTCCGCCTCGGCTGATCACAGCTCATCGCACGGCTCGAAACCACCTGAAACGGCCCTGACCTGATGGTCAGGGCCGTTTCACGGTTTGCGGGCCGTGCGGGCCATCTCGGTGAACACCGCCAGTGCCTCCGCGTCCGACGGCACTTCCAGCACGTTCTGGGCAAGGAACTCCGCCAGGCCCGGGTACCCGGACGCCTCGGCCTCGAACTGCCGCACCGCGGCCGCGACGTCGTACTCACTGCGCCTCAGTTGCACCTCGGGCCCCAGTAGTGCCCAGTGGGCGCCCGGGGCGGCGCCGTACGGCATGCCGACACTGCCCGGATTGACGAAGCGCCGCCGGTCGGCGAGCCGGTCGAACGGCATGTGGGTGTGACCGAGCACCACCATCGACTCGTCGCAGTCGGCGAACCCCTGAACGAAGGCACCCACCGGAGAGTCGACCAGCACCATCTCGGTGTCGCTGCGGGTGGTGGCGTGACAGAACCGCACCGGTCCCAGCCCGTCCACCGTCAGCACCACCGACAGTGGCAGGTTTTCGAGCAGGTCACGGTGACGTCCGGACAGCTGTGAGGCCGTGTAGGCGCACGTGGCCCACACATCGGCGGGCATCGACCCGTCCGGGGCGCCCCCGTCCATCGCGTGCAGCAGTTCGCGCTCGCAGTTGCCGTGCACCCACACCGCCCTGTCCCCGAGCTCGGCCAGCCGGTCGAGGGTCTGCGCGGGCATCGGCCCGGTCGCCATGTCCCCGTTGAGTACGAAGACGTCGACGCCCTCCCGCTCGGCATCGGCCAGCACCGCCTCCAGCGCCGGCAGATGGCCGTGGACGTCGGCCAGAACCGCGACTCTCATGGATGTCCCCCCGTAGCTCGCGTCGAGCATCGCCGGTTCCCGGAGCCCGCGGCAAGCAGATCTGCCACCGGCGAATTCCCGGTGCCGGACGCACGTCACGGTTTCCGTGGTGGTGCTGGGTAACCTGGGCGGATGCGCCGTCTCCTCCCGATCGGCGCCTACGTCCTCCTCGTCGCCCTGACCTTCGCCCTCACCGGTGGGAACGGGACCGGCACGAAGGTCCCGGCCGGTCCCCGGAGCACGAAAACGTCCACCGCCCCTCAAGCCACCGCGGACACCGGCCCGACCGCGTCCTCCGCCGGTGCGCAGGTGACCGCCGCCTCGAGCCGCTGCCGGGTGACCGGCCCGGCCACCACCCGAACTCTCGTGGACGAGCTCGCCGCGTTGTGCGTCCGTTCGGCGCGCACCGTCGACCGGGCCTGGGGCGACAAGGAGGGCGACAAGGAGGGCGACAAGGAGGGCGACGAGTGGGGCAGCATCCGTACCCGTGTTGTCGTGGCCGGTGACATCGGTGAGCTGGCCGACCTTCTCGGCCGCGACAACACCGAGGGCCTCGCCGACACCGCGGCCGTCACCGTCGGACCGGCCGATGCCCCGGCCGATGCCGTGTTCATCAACGGCCCCGCGTTCGACGGGCTGACCGAGCTCGGCCGCCAGGTCGTGCTCACCCACGAGCTGGTGCACGTGGCCGCTCGTGCCGCCGGTGACTCAGGTGCCCCGATGTGGCTGGAGGAGGGTTATGCGGACTATGTGGCCTATCGCGACACCGGGCTGTCGGCCCGGGAGATCGCCGGGGACGCGCTGGGCGCGCCGCTGCCGCCGTCTCTTCCGGCCGAGGAGGACTTCGATGCGGCGGGTGCCGGTGCGGCCGTGGCGTACGGTCGGGCCTGGGTGGCGGTATCGGTGCTCGCCGACCGGCTGGGCAGCGATACGGCGCTGAGGCGCTTGTATGAAAAGGCCGCGCACGGTGGGACGGACGAGGCTCTGCGGGTGGCGGGATTCGCTACCCGAGCTGCTCTCGTGCGGGCGGTGAGGCAACGGATGGCGCTTGGTCGATAACAGGCTATTGCGGACCTGGCGCGAGGGGAAGAGCGCCTGGTCGCCGTCAGAGCGGTGACCAGGAAAGTCGGCCTCTTCTACGGTTCGTGATCAGGCGACCTCCCAGCCGTCGGCCAGGGGGCGCCTCCACCACCCCGGGGAGTGTTCGCATGATCACGAAAGATGGGCCGGCCGGTGATCGTGAACGTTTCGTCGGTCCTGCCCGGCACTTCTTTCGGGATCAGGCGATCCCGGGCCCCACTTCCCGGCGGGTTGGGGGATTTCGGTGCTGGGTGGGAGAGTTGGGCGGCAGATGATCGTGGAACGGGCGGGGTGGTAAGGCTGTGAGCGGACGGACGCTCGTCATCACGAATGATTTCCCTCCGCGGCCCGGCGGGATCGAGTCATTCGTGCTGGCCATGGCCAAGCGCTTCCCGCCCGGTCAGGTGGTGGTGCATACGGCGCGGCGCCAGGGCGCCGAGGAGTTCGACGGGCAGCTGGATTTTCCGGTGATCCGCGACAAGTCGCCGATCATGCTGCCGACGCCGGGCATCACCCGGCGCTCGATCGCGATCGCCCGGGAGCACGGCTGTGACCGGGTCTGGTTCGGCGCCGCGGCGCCGCTGGCCCTGATGGCGCCGAAACTGCGTGAGGCCGGCATCGAGCGGATGGTCGCGACCACTCACGGGCACGAGGTGTGGTGGGCGGTCGTGCCCTTCACCCGCGGCCTGATGCGGCGGATCGGGCGGCATGTCGACGTGCTGACCTACCTCGGTGACTACACCCGCAGCCGGATCGCACCGGCCCTCGACCCGGCCTCGCGCGCCCGCTTCCGGCAGCTGACACCGGGGGTGGACGATGTTCTGTTCAATCCTGAGGTCGACGGTTCCCAGATCCGGGCCGAACTGGGGCTGGGAGACCGCCCGGTGGTGGTGTGCGTGTCCCGGATGGTCGCCCGCAAGGGGCAGGACGTGCTGGTCGAGGCGCTGCCGCTGATCCGCGAGAAGGTCCCTGACGCTGCACTGCTGCTGGTCGGCGACGGGCCGTACCGTTCCGAGGTGGAGCGTCGGGTTACCGCGGCCCGGCTGGGCGAGCACGTGTTCGTGACCGGCCGGGTGTCCTGGGAACGGATCCCGGAGTACTTCGCCGCCGGCGACGTGTTCTGCATGCCCGCCCGTACCCGCCTGGCCGGGTTCGACCTGGAGGGCCTGGGCATCTGCTACCTCGAGGCGGCCGCGACCGGTCTGCCCGTGGTGGCGGGCGACTCCGGTGGCGCGCCCGACGCGGTGCTGGAGGGCGAGAACGGCTTCGTGGTCGACGGTACCGACGCGCGGGCCGTGGCCGAGCGCTGCGCCGAGCTCCTGCTCGACCGTGACCTGGCCGCCAAGTTCGGCCGGCGCGGCCGGGAGTGGGTCGGTGAGAAATGGCGCTGGGACGACCTCGCCGTGCAGCTGCAGCGCATGCTCGCCGGCGACCGCGTGGTGGGCTGAACTCCTCTCACGTTGTTCGTGATCGGGACAGGCCCTAGAACTCGGGGACACCTTGCATGATCACGACAGGAGGGGCACGACAGGAGGAGAAGGGCTCAGGGGGTGGCGGACGCCGGCGTAGGGGCCGGGGTGGTTTCGTCGTCGGAGATCTCCGGGTCTTCCTCCTCGGTCGCGGAGACCTGCGGGTAGCGGGCCGCGGCCAGGGAGATCACGATCAGCGCGGCCACCAGCCAGTACTGGTTGTAGAAGGCCTGCTTGTTCACCAGGTTCGCCACCAGGAGCACCATTGCGGCCCAGCGCAGGACGTTCGCGAGGTCGGGCTGCTGCCGGTGCACGCGCAGGATCGCCGAGGCCAGGGTGATGAGGACGGCCGCGCCGGTCAGGTAGAACGGCGGGGTCCAGTCGATCTCGTTGATGGCCGCGATGAACACGGTGTTCGCGAAGATCAGCGGCTGGAAGTTGATCAGCATGGTCACGGTGTCGTGGATCATGTCGCCCGGCGAGGCGATGAACCAGGGCGCCATGAACACCCCGGCCAGGCCCGCGGTGCCGATCGCTCGACGCCAGCCGAACACCGGCCAGACCGCGAGCACCGGCAGCAGCACGGCCAGGTGCTGCTTGCTGGCCAGGCCCAGCGCCAGGAAGACCATCGCGAGCACCATCTGGCGGCGGCGCACGGCCAGCGCCCAGCCGGCCAGGCAGGCCATCAGCAGCGGCTCGGTCCAGGCCTGCTCGACCTGGGTGGCGGTGCCCGGTAGCACCAGCAGCAGCCCGGCGGCCGCGGGACCGACGAGGTTGCGGATCGACATGGTGGACGAGGGTTTGCCGGTGCGGCCGAGCAGCAGCACGGCCAGGGTCCCGAGCAGCGTGACAACGACCAGGGCCCAGCGCACGTCACCGGCGAGCCAGCGGCCCGGAGCCAGGAGCAGCGCGGTGAAGGGGAGATAGGTGAACGCGTCCTGTACGCCGGGGGAGTCGGTCCAGTTCTGCGCGTACATGTTCTTGCCGTCGAGGATTCCGTCGGCGGCCTGCTGCAGGGTGACCCAGACGTCGATCTTCGGGGTCGGGTCCCAGCGGATCAGCAGGGCCGCGGCCACCACGTAGACGACGGCCGTGATCCCGAGGGCGATGTGGGCCGCCAGCGGGCTGCGCCGCACCGTCGAGATCGCGACGCCCGCGGCCAGCATCAGCGCGGCCGCCGCGAAGAGCCAGCGCACCGTCCAGCCCTGGCCGGTGGTGAGGTAGGTGTACGGCCGCATGGTCACGTGGAGCCCGGCGACCACGACGAGCGTGAGGGCCAGGGCGCCGCCCGTCCACGGCAACGGTGAGGTCTGGGCCGAGTGCTGCAGTTCGCGCAGCCAGGGCCTACCCGTGAGGAGGCGGACGGGTGAGCCGGATGGCCGGCGGGTACTCCCGGCCACCACCCAGAGGCCGAGGGCCACGGCGATCACGACGTAGACGATGACAATCCACAGTCGGTAGCGAACAACACTGTGAGTAGCCACCGCCATGCCGGTCGTCAGCAGCGCGAGGGCGAGGGCGGTGGACAGCGGAGAGCTGCGGCGCAGGCCCGGCCGGGGCTGGCGGCGCGGAGGGGAATCGGCGGCGGGTGGAACCATGCGGCCAGCTTAAGGGCCGTGGAGCAGCCTCCGCGCGGCCCTCGGAAGGGACCGGGAAACCTCGACGACCCCGGTCACCGGCTCCGAAAAGCGTGTGGTGAACGGGGTCGTCGTGGACGAGGGGCCACTGTGGTCGCCGCGGAGGCCTTACGGCGTGGTCGCCTCGCCGGGATCACAGTTCGGCATCGTCTGCCGGTTCTCGATGCAGTTCGAGGTGCCCTCGAAGGTCTTGTTGAGCAGGTTGCCGAATCCGAACACCACGGCCACGATCACGGCGGCGATGGCGGCAACCATCAGGGCGTATTCGACGGCGGAGGCGCCTCGGTCGCCGGCCGAGCGCACCATCCGGCGGGTCCGGGAAATCATCCGTGCCTCCTTTGAGTCCGGCGCGGCTGCGGACCGCACCGGTGTAGCCCCCCGTCACTACCTACACACTGACACACGCCCGGCGTGACATTCAGTCATCTCCGGAATGATCGGCTGAACACCCGATCAGTAGGGGAGTGGCCTTGATCGTGGCTTAACGGCCAGCTGAATCGACCGGGGTTCAAGGAATCCCAATATCCACCCCTGTAACACCGGACCAGGAGCCGATATCCGCTGCGAATCCGCGAAAGTGCCCGGACGCAGAAGAACCCGGAAGCCTCGAAGGGCTTTCCGGGTTCTTTCTGAACTCGCCCACATCGGTCGGCGAGGAAGATCACAGGAGGATCGGCTACCCGGCCTTGGCCGGTGTGTCGCATCCGTTGTCGGTGCTGCTGCTGGACGGCGTCACGCCGCTCGCGAACGAGTTGCACGTGTCACTGAACGTCTTCTGGACGATGGTGCCGAGACCGAAGACGACCGCGACGATCACGGCGGCGATCGCCGCGACCATCAGGCCGTACTCGACGGCCGAAGCGCCGCGGTCTTGGGCGGCGGACATCACCTGACGGAGGTTGCTGAGCATGCGGATCCCTTCCTGGGTGCTCGAGGGTTGCTCGACGGGGTGAACGAGAAGGTGCTCGGGGGATGCATTCCTCCGAAGACAGGCTCAGCGTGCCAGGTGCGTCGCGGTGTGTACCCATGGTGCGAAAGGGATCATGCAAAGAGAGAGCCCCAGTCCTCGTCCGAATGGGCGAGAACTGGGGCTGGTGTTACGAAAACCCTTGTTGAAAAAGAGAACTCGTGGGACTACCGTCGCTTGGCGTCGTCCACGAGACCGAGTCGGACAGCCGCCATGACGGCCTGCGCGCGGTTTCCCGCCCCCAGTTTCTCGTAGATGTTGGCCACGTGTGTCTTGGCGGTCGACTCGCTGATGTAGAGCCGCCGGGCGATCTGGGCGATGGCCAGGCCGTCGACCAGTAGGTCGAGCACTTCCCGTTCCCGCGGAGACAGTTTCGGCCCCGCGGGGGCACTCATCCGGCGTTGCATGGCGCCGGCCAGGTCGCGCGCGGTGAAGGCCCGTGGGTTGGCCGCCGCGTGCCGGGCGGCAGCCACGACCTCTTCGGCGGGAGCGTCCTTCCCGACGAAACCCGAGGCGCCCGCGTCCAGGGCGGCGAAAACCTGCTCGTCCCCGGCATACATGGTGAGGACGACGATGCCCATTGCCGGATTGCTCGCCCGCACCTGGGTCGTCAGCGTGATCCCGTCGCCGTCCGGCAGACGCACGTCGGTCACGAGAACGTCCGGCCGGAGCCGGTCCAGAGCACTGAGCGCGTCCGCGACCGAGGCCGCCTCGCCGACGACCTCGATGTCACCTGCCCGGTCGAAGGCCCGTCGAAGGCCTTCCCGGATCAGCTGATGGTCGTCGACGAGCACAACCCGGAGGTTCGCCGTTGCGCTGGTCAATTAGTCACCTCCTGGTCGGCCCGGGCGTGTGAGGCCGTCCGGGGCCGTCTCGTTGTCTGCCGATTGGCTTGACTGGCTGAGTTACTCGCCGGATTGATGGTCGGAATACCGTGCGGGTCGGTAAGTGCTACGCGGGTCACCGCCGGACGGGCCAGGTGCCGCGGCTCGAAGGCCGCGATCTCGGTGCCGAGCCCGACCTCGACCAGGGTGCCGTTCTCCGGCCCCGGGCCGACATGCAGATTCGCGCCGATCCGGCGGGCCCGTTCGCGCATCCCCTGGATGCCGAAACTGTCGGCCCGGCCGGGTTTCAGCCCACGACCGTCGTCGATCACGGTGATGTGGGCACGAGGTGGCTCGACGGTCACGGTGAGCCAGAGGTTCGTGGCCTGGGCGTGCCGGCGGACGTTGGTGATCGCCTCCTGGACGATCCGCAGCAGTTCCACCTCCACGGTGATCGGGAGCCGCTTGGGCGACTCGTCCATGGACAGATGGATCGCGAGGTCGGACTGGGCCGCGATGCGCTGGGCGTGCTCACTCAGCGCGGCCCCCAGCCCGACCGTGTCGTTGACGCCGTGGCGCAGGTCGAAGATGCTCATGCGCAGGTCGGCCACCATCGCCTGGAGCTGCTCGCGCACGGTCATCACCTGCTGGGCCACCTGCGGGTCGGAGTTCTGCCGGATGTCGTCCAGCGCGTAGCCGACCGAGGCCAGGTCTTGGGCGATGCCGTCGTGGATCTCGCGAGCCAGGCGCATGCGCTCGTCGGAGGTGGCCAGGCGGCGCACGTCGTCGAAGAGCATGGCCGAGGCCAGGCGCGGTCCGGACTGCTCGATCACCGTGCGACAGCTGCGCAGCGAGGCCGCGTCCAGACCGGTCGCGGTGATCACCAACACCAGGGCCACCACGCGCTCACCCATCAACACCGGCACCGCGGCGAACGACCGGCCGGACGCCTCCCGCTTCACCGGCTGGGCGCTGACCCAGGCGTCTTCGATCGCCAGCTCGGCTGCTTCCGGGGCCTCGTGCCCGGAGAGCGCCACGAACCGGCCGCCGGTCGAGCGCACCAGCACCACCGCATCGGCCTGCGGCACCACCGCGCGGATGTCTTCGGCGAGCGCCGTCGCCAGCGTGCGCGGGTCCAGCCCGAGGCTGAGTTGTCTCGCCACCACGTGAAGTTCGGAGAGCAGGCGGTGGGCGTCGGCGTAGGCGGGTTCGGTGTCGGGGGCCACGTCGGCGCGCAGCCGGCGGATCCACGCCCCCACGGCCGGCACCGCGACCAGGATGAACACCCAGGCGAGCAGCGAGTTGTTGCCGTTCAGCTCGTCGATGTCGATCTCGTTGGACGTGATGATCGTGCCGCCGAAGGCCACCACGGCGGTCGCGGCCGCGGCCAGCCCGGCGACCAGGCCGGTGCTCAGCCCGGCGATGAAGAGCGGAACCGTCAGGTAGGGCAGGAAGAGCAGACCACTGGTGCCGATGCCACCGATGATCACCGATGCCGAAAGGGTTTCCGCAAGGGCCGGGATGATCGGGGGCACGGCTCTGGGCAGGGGTAGCGACGCGAGCGCCGCCACGCAGAACAGCATCAGCGCCGGGATCACTGCCTCGCGCGGGGAGACGCCCCCTCCGTCACCGAACGAACTGCCCGCCAGGATCCCGAGGGCAACCGCGGTACTGGCGAAGATCAGAATGATTCCGGCGCGGATCACGAGAGGCACGAAGATGCTCTTCACTCGGAGTTCCAGCACGGCCACGGTGACAATCTGCCACACGAGGGATACTCATGGCTTGGGATCGTCCAATACGACCGTTAGATCCCCCAAGGTTTCGGGAATGCGACGAACCGATCTGCCGGTTCGGTCCCGGTGCCGGTGGATTTGTTCTTGATCGTCTCGCGGGTCGGCCCGGGCCCCGGTTCATCCGTTCCGGCCCGGACGCACGACAGCCGGGGGAGCGACAGCCGCCGACAGGGTGACCCTCCCGGGAGGGACGAAGTGGCTCCCTCGTCCTTTCGTGATCATGCAAAGTGTCCCCGGCGTTCACGAACGCCGGGGACACTTTGCATGATCACGAACAGGGAGTGGGGTCAGCGGTCGGACTCGGGCTCCGGTTCCCGCAGCGGCGCGAGAGCCCGCGCCAGCCGACGGGTCTCGATGGCCTGGGCGAGGAGCACCGCCGACTCCCTTACGGGTGGGTAGACGGCCGACAGGTCGCGCTGGCTGAAGGGTTCGCCCTCGTCACCACGTGCCATCACGACAATGACGCGCACATCGGGCACCGGCAGCGCGAGCAGGTGCCGCCAGGCCGCCAGGGGGGCGCCCGCCAGCTGCTGCCGCACGATGTCGGTGTCGTCGATCAGCACCGCTCGTCCGGCCGAGCCGATCTCGGTGATCAGCCAGTGCGAGTCGTTCAGTTCCAGGCGGCGCTCGGCCGGGCGCAGCCCGACACCACCACTGACCCGCCAGATCGGGCCGTCCGGCACCAGCACGGCGGCCGCGTCGGCGGAAGCCCGCTCGATCACGTCGTCGGCCAGTACCTGCGAGGTGTCACTG includes these proteins:
- a CDS encoding DEDD exonuclease domain-containing protein → MSTTPEAPTQEALWPEELVVSGASEADPQILSEVTFVVFDLETTGGAPADGGITEIGAVKIRGGEVLGEFQTLVRPESPIPAFISLLTGITDSMVAGAPSLGAVLPSFLEFCAGSVLVAHNAPYDVGFVKAACDRLGHEWPAPTVIDTVKLARHIVSRDEAPNRKLHTLAALFGSPIEPDHRALQDARATVHVLHALLGRIGTLGVTTLGELRGFSAKVPESTRRKRHLADGLPSGPGVYMFRDEKDQVLYIGTSVNIRTRVRNYFTASEHRSRMREMVARAARVTPVPCATTLEARVREIRLIAEHAPPYNRRSKKPERKPWLKLTAEAYPRLSVVRDVQADGGTYTGPFSSQEQAEQAVAALYEAYPLRRCTPRLPKRPSKNASACILAEMGRCGAPCVGGIDIIGYSEIVTQVREAMLSDAAPVVEASLRRATSLSELQRYEEAAEHRDRLLSYLKGAARAQRLAPIAAVPHLVGARRRDSGGWEFALVRHGRLAGTSVSPPGADPMPYVDALSLTGEVVTPRDVPYPSAHPEETEIVLNWLEQPGTRLVELEGTWAWPVRGAAHARHSLPPEVHRTIVLK
- a CDS encoding NlpC/P60 family protein — translated: MRSAAHNSETRDNVRDSGTDTLTEIGPERSNRSANSLGSTGGTAPRGISFFRRRNPANLLRLTGWRRFAGLLVPLALAGSAVLASPTASAAPNPSVSSVKKKVEKLRSEADTAAEDYVETREKLKSTKIKLKAAKKNVGKQEDRVTALKKQVGLLAAESYKRGELSTLSLLLSDDPEALLAQSGYLPSLAERQSGALNNLADAQTALLDTQKSMEKQVKTIQASQVKMKKSKETAEKKLAAAEAELSTLEAAERAAADVDPSGGASSGSGSVPTGGGGGDCASGIAAAPSSAAKAAIQFACNQRGLPYVWAADGPSSYDCSGLTMKAYAAGGVSLPHSSRMQAGYGTSISNSALQAGDLVFFGSPINHVGIYLGNGMMVHAPQTGDVVKVATVWTTPTAAVRLG
- a CDS encoding metallophosphoesterase family protein, which encodes MRVAVLADVHGHLPALEAVLADAEREGVDVFVLNGDMATGPMPAQTLDRLAELGDRAVWVHGNCERELLHAMDGGAPDGSMPADVWATCAYTASQLSGRHRDLLENLPLSVVLTVDGLGPVRFCHATTRSDTEMVLVDSPVGAFVQGFADCDESMVVLGHTHMPFDRLADRRRFVNPGSVGMPYGAAPGAHWALLGPEVQLRRSEYDVAAAVRQFEAEASGYPGLAEFLAQNVLEVPSDAEALAVFTEMARTARKP
- a CDS encoding glycosyltransferase family 4 protein, which produces MSGRTLVITNDFPPRPGGIESFVLAMAKRFPPGQVVVHTARRQGAEEFDGQLDFPVIRDKSPIMLPTPGITRRSIAIAREHGCDRVWFGAAAPLALMAPKLREAGIERMVATTHGHEVWWAVVPFTRGLMRRIGRHVDVLTYLGDYTRSRIAPALDPASRARFRQLTPGVDDVLFNPEVDGSQIRAELGLGDRPVVVCVSRMVARKGQDVLVEALPLIREKVPDAALLLVGDGPYRSEVERRVTAARLGEHVFVTGRVSWERIPEYFAAGDVFCMPARTRLAGFDLEGLGICYLEAAATGLPVVAGDSGGAPDAVLEGENGFVVDGTDARAVAERCAELLLDRDLAAKFGRRGREWVGEKWRWDDLAVQLQRMLAGDRVVG
- a CDS encoding glycosyltransferase family 87 protein, translated to MVPPAADSPPRRQPRPGLRRSSPLSTALALALLTTGMAVATHSVVRYRLWIVIVYVVIAVALGLWVVAGSTRRPSGSPVRLLTGRPWLRELQHSAQTSPLPWTGGALALTLVVVAGLHVTMRPYTYLTTGQGWTVRWLFAAAALMLAAGVAISTVRRSPLAAHIALGITAVVYVVAAALLIRWDPTPKIDVWVTLQQAADGILDGKNMYAQNWTDSPGVQDAFTYLPFTALLLAPGRWLAGDVRWALVVVTLLGTLAVLLLGRTGKPSSTMSIRNLVGPAAAGLLLVLPGTATQVEQAWTEPLLMACLAGWALAVRRRQMVLAMVFLALGLASKQHLAVLLPVLAVWPVFGWRRAIGTAGLAGVFMAPWFIASPGDMIHDTVTMLINFQPLIFANTVFIAAINEIDWTPPFYLTGAAVLITLASAILRVHRQQPDLANVLRWAAMVLLVANLVNKQAFYNQYWLVAALIVISLAAARYPQVSATEEEDPEISDDETTPAPTPASATP
- a CDS encoding Flp family type IVb pilin, with protein sequence MISRTRRMVRSAGDRGASAVEYALMVAAIAAVIVAVVFGFGNLLNKTFEGTSNCIENRQTMPNCDPGEATTP
- a CDS encoding Flp family type IVb pilin, yielding MLSNLRQVMSAAQDRGASAVEYGLMVAAIAAVIVAVVFGLGTIVQKTFSDTCNSFASGVTPSSSSTDNGCDTPAKAG
- a CDS encoding response regulator transcription factor, coding for MTSATANLRVVLVDDHQLIREGLRRAFDRAGDIEVVGEAASVADALSALDRLRPDVLVTDVRLPDGDGITLTTQVRASNPAMGIVVLTMYAGDEQVFAALDAGASGFVGKDAPAEEVVAAARHAAANPRAFTARDLAGAMQRRMSAPAGPKLSPREREVLDLLVDGLAIAQIARRLYISESTAKTHVANIYEKLGAGNRAQAVMAAVRLGLVDDAKRR